AGAAGATTCGAATATTTCTTATTTAAACCAATTAAAAGAAGATTATCTTAGGCAAATTAAAGAAACAGAATTAAAAGCAGAAGTTTTGTTAAAACAACTAATGAAAGAAACTAAAAAAAACTTGACTAATATTTATAAATATAGAGAATTAAGAAAGACATATGTTAAAGAGAGCGGAAAATTTTTTAACGAAGCTTTCTTTATAGATAAGAAAAAGTAAGGGGTGGAGCCATGAATATTGATAAAAGTACTCTCAAAATTAAACAAGAAGATAAGAATGTTACTTCTGAAAAGACTGTAGCTTCAAAACCAAGCTTTAAATTTAAGGAAAAAGTTATCGAAGAAACAGATCTAAAGAAAAGGTCTAACAAAGATAAAATTTTAGATATTGCTGAAGAAAATTTACTAGCTTCTCAATCAAAATTGGCTGATACTGAAAAGGCTAAAGAATTATTAGAAAGTATTCAAGGGCAAATATCAGAAAAATCTAATCTAGTTTTTAATATTCATAGTAACATAAGAGAAAGCGATCTCTCCGATATTCTTAGTAGTTAGCTTAATTTTTTATTTAACTGCCGAGATAGCTCAGTCGGTAGAGCGCAGGACTGAAAATCCTGGCGTCCCCAGTTCGATTCTGGGTCTCGGCACCATTTTTGCATATAAAGGTGGAAGGTGATACAAAAAGGTAGCTTTTACCTTAAATAAACACTTTTCCACCTTTTTTATTTTTGCCGGTGTAGCTCAGGGGAAGAGCAACTGATTCGTAATCAGTAGGGCGGAGGTTCGATTCCTCTCACCGGCTTAATTTAAAAGTAAAAGTAAGAAGGCGGAAAGTATTAGGAAAGAGGAAGAAATATCTTTTCATTTCTTAACTTCTTACTTCTTGCTTATCAACTAAATTAGAGAAATTTTAAGCTTTAAATAAGCAACTAAGATGAAAAATCAAAAAATCCGTATCTTGATCTTTTTTGTCATTATCTTCTCTCTCTTTGGTGGGATAATTTTTAGATTAGGCTATCTTCAACTTTTACAAAATAAAAAGATGGCTAAGTTAGCCATATCTAACTACTTAAAAAAAGAATCAATTGATTTAGAAAGAGGAATTATTTACGATCGCAATATGAAAGAATTAGTGGTAAGCATTGAAACTGACTCTTTATATGCGCATCCCCAAAAAGTTATCCTTAAGGACCAAGTAGCTGCCCTCCTTTCTCCTTTATTAGAAATGCCTAAAGAAGAAATATTAGAAAAGCTTTATAAAGATAGTCCTTTTGTCTGGTTAAAAAGAAAGCTAAATAAAGATATTCCTAAAAAAATAGAACAATTAAATTTAAATGGCTTGGGCTTTATTAAAGAATATAAAAGATTTTATCCTAAACAAGAATTAGCTAGTCAGTTAATTGGTTTTGTAGGTTTAGATAATCAAGGATTGGAAGGGATTGAGCTTTACTTCGATCAACAATTAAGGGAGACAGGAAAAAAGGTTGAAATTACTAAAGATGCTCTCGGTAGAGCAATTTCTCTCAAGAAAGGCCTACCTCAAGTTTTTAGTGGGTTTAATATGGTGTTAACCATTGAGGAAGTTTTTCAAAATATCTGCGAAGAAGAATTAAAGGAGGTTTGTAAAAACTCTCAAGCTATTAGCGGAACTATCATTATTATGGATCCTAAAAATGGAGAAATCTTATCCTTAGCTAACTATCCTTCCTTTAATCCTAATTATGCTGCCAACTCTTCCTCTTGTTTATGGAGAAATCGAGCTATTACCGATACCTTTGAACCTGGTTCTACTTTTAAAATATTTACGGCAGCCACTGTCTTAATAAATAGAGTGGTTACAAGCCACGACTTCTTTGAATGCCAAGGAAATACAGAAATTGCTGGACGTAAAATTCGTTGCCATGAATCTCATGGAAGATTAACATTTGAAGAAGTAATTGCTAATTCCTGTAATGTAGGAATTATAAAAAGTGCAATGAGGCTTAATAAATACGACTTCTATCATTGTTTAAAAAAATTTGGATTTAACAATTATACTGGTATTAATTTACCTGGCGAAAGAAAAGGAATACTTTTACCTCCTCGAAGGTGGAGTAAACTTACTTTAGCTAACTTTGCCATTGGTCAAGGGATAACCACTACGGCTATTCAATTAACTGCTGCTGTTTGTAGCGTAGCTAATGGAGGCTTTTTAATGAAACCTCTAATTGTAAAAAAGATAATAAATTCAAGAAATGAAATTATCAAAGAATACCAACCTACTTGCATTAGAAGAACTATTCCTCCTAATGTAGTTAAATATCTTACTTCTATCTTACAAAAAGCAGTTTCCGAGGGCACCGGTAAAAAAGCTAAGGTTATGGATTATCCTATCGCTGGAAAGACAGGAACTGCTCAAAAAGTAGATCCAGTTACAGGAACATATACTAGAAATAAGTTTTTGGCTTCTTTTATTGGATATCTTCCGGCAGATAATCCAAGATTACTAATTTCCATCTTTATAAACGAGCCCAAGGGGCTTTATTATGGAGGAGAAGTAGCAGCTCCTGTCTTTAGAAAAATAGTAGAAAAGATTTTAGCTTATAAAAAACCATACTTTCTCGACAAAGATCCAAGCTATGAGTACGTCAGGGCAACCAAAGACAATCTGTCTTCTTTAAGAGAAAAAGATAACCTTCCTTTAATTAATGATTCCTTAAACGAATATATTATGCCAGATGTTCACGGAAAAAGTATGAGAATGGCATGGAAGATCTTATCTTCTTATCAAGTCAAGCTTAAATTTTACGGCCGCGGAGTAGTAGAAAGTTCTATACCTAATTCTGGAGAAAAACTTGTTCCTGGTCAAGAGATAAAGATTTGGTGCTCTCCAAAGATTTAAAATTTTAACTTAAAAAGAGAAATAAGAGGTTAATGAAGAGAATTAAACTTGAGCTTAAGATTAAGACTTATTTTATTACAGGACTATTATCACTATTTGTTTACTTATTATAATTTGAATTATAAGCATTTTCTTGAAGATATTAAATAGTTACTATCTAACAATTTCCTATGTCTAATTTTCGTTAATAACTACTATTTGAGATTTTAAAAAACACTTATATGTACTATGAAAAAAATATAACTTTATTAAGACAACTTTATCCTTATCTTTATGAAAAATTAAAAGAATTTTCTACCCAAGATCTCATTATCTACAACTCCCGGATACAAGCTCCTACTTTAAGCATCAAAAGACAAGGTAGAGAAATATTTCTTCATAGTCAATACAATCCCCAAAAAGAAGCTCAAAGGCAAGTAAGTGCTCACTCTTTATCTCTTGGAGATAAAGTAGTTCTCTTTGGTGGTGGCTTAGGATATTTCATTCCAGAAATCTTAGCTAAGATTACCTCCGCTGGAACTTTGCTGGTTATTGAGCCAAATCTTTCAGTATTTAAAGTAGCTTTGGAATTAGTTGACTTTTGGTCTTATCTCTCTAACCCTCAACTGGTATTTTCGGTCAGCGATAACTTAAAAGAGATCACAAAAGATCTCCATAATTTTCTTAAAAAGACTCCTCCTGATAAGATTAAGATTGTTATCCATCAACCTACCTTAGAAAGTCTTCCTTCCTCTCTCTCTGGTCTTGAAGAATTTTTAAGAAATATTATCTTGTCACGTAAATCTTCTCAAGTCTTTACCCCTCTTTTAAAGAAGAATCTCTACCTGAATACTAAGTATATTATTGAAAGCCCTGGAGTAGCGGAGTTATTCTCTAAATGCAGCCATCTGCCTATCTTCGTAATTTCTGCTGGCCCTTCTTTAGATCAAGAGACCTGTCTCTTGTCAAGGATTCAAAGTCAAGTAATTATTATCTCCGTCGGCACAGCCTTAAGACCCTTATTAAATAACGAGATTGTTCCTGATTTTGTAGTCATTACTGATGCCCAAGAAGCTGTTTTGGAGCAATTTAAAAACCATCTTCACCAAGAGATACCTTTAATTTTCATTCCCACCGCTTATCATGGAGTAATTAAAGAGTATCAGGGTAAAAAAATTGTGGCTTTAATAAAAGATGAATTTTCTTTAGAGGATTTAAAAGATTTATGCCAATTAAAAGGTGAAATTGAAACAGGAGGTTCTGTAGCTACAGCTAGCTTAGATCTAGCTATTCGGATGGAAGGAAATCCTATTGTTTTAGTAGGTCAGGATCTTTCTTTTCCTTCTTGTAAGCCTTATGCTCAAAATACTTATCACTTTGACCAGAGCTTAAATAGCCTTAATAAATTTACTACCTTAGAGATGATTTATCGGGAAAATGCCAAGAGAGGAGATCTTCTTGAAATTCCTAATATCCACGAGGAAATAACTATTACTCATCGTAATCTTTTAATTTACTTAAGATGGATTGAAAGTAGAATAAGAAGGGAAAAAGATAAAATATTTATTAATACCTCAACTGAAGGAGCTAAGATTAAAGGCTCTATCAGTTTAAGTTTAAGAGAGGTTTACGAACGTTACTGCTTGAAAAAGATCGACAAGGATATAACTTTACCTAAACCAATTATTCCTGAAAGCCAATATCAAAGATGGAAGATGGCGCTGGAAAGCTTAGGAGGAGAAAGACTATGAACTATTATCTTCAAAATATTAATCTCCTAAAAAATAAAGATCCAGAATTAGCAACCAGACTTGAAGACCTTTCTTTTAGCAAGGGCAAAATTTTTATTTCAGAAGATCTTTCGATGAAGGATGAGGATTGCGATGTCTTGGTAATCTTTGGTTTTGGCAATGGCAGCCAGGTTAAAGAAGCCATTAAGCATGCTTCCAAAAAGATTTTAGTCTTAGTCATTGATCATGATATTGCAAATTTTAAAAACATTCTTACTCTCTACGACTTGAAGGATATCTTCAACCACGAAAGAGTGAGCTTAGCTATTGGTGAAGAGCCGTTAAAAGCTACTCGAATACGGATGGAAAATTATTTTCAGGTAATAACGATCAAGGATATTATCGTGATTGACCTTTATAAAAACCAAGTAAATCCAGCTTACTATCAAGAAATTATAAAACACTTAAATGAATCTATAAACGCTTCTCTCCAAAATATTGCCACGATGTCTGAGTTTGCCTCTCTTTGGGAAAAGAATATCTTAGCCAACATTAGTTATTTAGTCTTAAATCCAGGTCTTAACTTATTAAAAGATAGCTTTAAAGACTTTCCAGCCATTATTGTTTCAGCTGGTCCTTCTTTAGATAAAAATGTAGGTCTTTTATCCGAAGCTAAGAATAAATCCTTGATTATCTGTGTTGATACTGCCTTAAAGACACTCCTTGCCCATAACATCAAACCTGAGATCGTTGTTTCTATTGATCCTAAAGAAGAAAACTTTAAACACTATCAAGGCTCAGGGATAGAAGGAATTACCTTAATTACTGAACCAGTAGTGTCATCCCAGATATTTTCTTTATTTAAAGAAAACCTGATCTTTATCACCAGTTATGGTCATCCTTTAATGATGTGGATAGAAGATATTATTGGCTCAAAAGGCACTTTTCCAGTAGGAGGGTCGGTAGCGACTACAGCTTTTAGCATAGCCAGAGAATTAGGGAATAACCCCATTATCTTTATCGGGCAAGATCTTTCTTATAGCAAGGACAGAGTTTATTCTAAAAACACTTTCTATATGGATAACTGGATAAATTCTATGGACAAGTTTTTGACCTTAGAAACGATAACGAGAAACTATCTTCAAGAATATAATCTTATTTATGTAAAAGGTAATTACGAAGAAAAGGTTTTAACTAATAGTCAAATGGCCTCGTGGGCTAAGTGGTTTAGCCATCAATTTAAAAACACCAAGTCTTTGTGTATTAATGCTACCGAAGGTGGAGCTAAGATAGAAAACTGCGTTACTATGTCTTTAAAAGAAGCTATAAATAATTACTGTCAGCAGATCCAAGATCCTAAAAATATTCTCCAAGATCTTCATCGAAGGTACAAGACTCCAGATATTGATAACCTTATCAAGAAGATAAAAAAGGTTTCCGATGATTATTTATTAGCCGAATATTATGCTCAACAAGCCATAGAAACAACTAAGCGCTTAGAAAAGACTTCTCAAAATCTCCTTTCTCAAAAAGACAATTTTTCTCAAAGAGAACTAAATTTATTGCAACACATCAATATGCTCTATGGAGAATTAAAAGTGATGGAGAATGTGCTGATGATTTCACGTTGGCATCTTGACCCTTTATTAATTAAGTTAAATTCTATCAGAGATAGTTCTTTAGGCGGACAAATAGAGATATATAATTTATTCTTTCAAAAGATCTTAAGTATTAGTCAAAATATAAACAGTCAATTTTTAAAAGCTACGGAAATACTCCAAAATATAGTAGTTATTAATGAAAATTTGACATAGAGCAAATTAATTTGAGGGCAAACAAGTTTATCTTTTATTGCTCGGTATTATTTCCTATGTCTAGTTTTCGTTAATAACTACTATAAAAAGTAACTTAATTATTAAGGGATTACATGGACTATTATCATGATAATTGCTTACTTTTAGCTAAAAAAGAACCTTTGCTGGTAGAAAAATTAAAAGATGTACCGGTGGAAGACTCTTGCCAAGAAATTAAAGGGATCGTCTCTTTTGGATCAAAAGAGATTAAGGAGGCTGACTTATTGGTAATATTAGGCTGGGGAATGGGTCTTTGTTTGGAAAGCATTCTAAAGTTATGTTCTCCTAAGACATTTATCTTAGTGATTGAAGAAAGCCTTAGTCGTTTTAAGGATGTTCTTTCTAAAAGAGATCTCTCGGTTATCATAGAATGCGAAAGAATAAGTATCTCGGTAAATGAAAGCCCATTTATAGCAACTTTACTTCGATTAGAAAGATATTTTTCTGTCCTTACCTTCAAAGAAATGTATGTTATCGAGCACCTTCCTTCTATAAAAGAAAATCCTAAGTATTATCAAGAAGTAGAAGCTAAATTAAAAGAAGCCCTATATATGGCCACCGTTAATGTAGGTACTTTTTTACGTTATGGTGCTATCTGGAAAAACCATATCTTAACTAATTTTCCTCTTATCTTAAAACATCCTGGAGTAAATTGCCTAAACCATAAATTTAAAGAATTACCTGTTATTATTGTTGGCGCTGGCCCTTCCTTAGATAGAAATATTACTACTCTTAAAGAAGTTAAAGATACAGCTCTTATTATTTCTACTGATACAGCTTTAACGACCATGCTTAAAAATAAGGTCCTACCACATCTTGTTATGACTGTAGATGGTACTATCAAGAATTTTACTAAATGCTACCAAAACCTTGATATTCCAAAAAACATCTTTCTAATCTCAGATTTAATGGCTTATCCTGAAACATTTTCTAAGTTCTCTTCTGAAAAGATATTTATCTTAAACGATGGCCATCCTTTACTCCAATGGTTGGGAAGATTTGCAGGTTTTGATAGCTATATTCCCCGAGGAGGAAATGTATCTACGGCTGCCTTTAATTTAGCTTTAAGATTAGGCAGTAAGACTATTATCCTCATTGGTCAAGATCTCTCTTTCCCGGGAGGAAAATTTTATAGCCAAGGAATTGTAAAAAAGACAAGCAGGTATTTAAAAAATAACTTAGACTCTTCTCAGTTAATGGAAATTCAAGATATATTTGGCCATAAGTTGACTACTTCCAGGACACTCTATGGTTTTATTAAGTGGTTTGAAAATCGGATTGATCACCTTGATATTGACGGCATAAACGCCACTGAAGGTGGAGCTAATATCCAAGGATTTAAAAATCTTTCTTTAAAAGAAGCTATCAAAGATTACT
Above is a genomic segment from bacterium containing:
- a CDS encoding PASTA domain-containing protein, with translation MKNQKIRILIFFVIIFSLFGGIIFRLGYLQLLQNKKMAKLAISNYLKKESIDLERGIIYDRNMKELVVSIETDSLYAHPQKVILKDQVAALLSPLLEMPKEEILEKLYKDSPFVWLKRKLNKDIPKKIEQLNLNGLGFIKEYKRFYPKQELASQLIGFVGLDNQGLEGIELYFDQQLRETGKKVEITKDALGRAISLKKGLPQVFSGFNMVLTIEEVFQNICEEELKEVCKNSQAISGTIIIMDPKNGEILSLANYPSFNPNYAANSSSCLWRNRAITDTFEPGSTFKIFTAATVLINRVVTSHDFFECQGNTEIAGRKIRCHESHGRLTFEEVIANSCNVGIIKSAMRLNKYDFYHCLKKFGFNNYTGINLPGERKGILLPPRRWSKLTLANFAIGQGITTTAIQLTAAVCSVANGGFLMKPLIVKKIINSRNEIIKEYQPTCIRRTIPPNVVKYLTSILQKAVSEGTGKKAKVMDYPIAGKTGTAQKVDPVTGTYTRNKFLASFIGYLPADNPRLLISIFINEPKGLYYGGEVAAPVFRKIVEKILAYKKPYFLDKDPSYEYVRATKDNLSSLREKDNLPLINDSLNEYIMPDVHGKSMRMAWKILSSYQVKLKFYGRGVVESSIPNSGEKLVPGQEIKIWCSPKI
- a CDS encoding DUF115 domain-containing protein; amino-acid sequence: MYYEKNITLLRQLYPYLYEKLKEFSTQDLIIYNSRIQAPTLSIKRQGREIFLHSQYNPQKEAQRQVSAHSLSLGDKVVLFGGGLGYFIPEILAKITSAGTLLVIEPNLSVFKVALELVDFWSYLSNPQLVFSVSDNLKEITKDLHNFLKKTPPDKIKIVIHQPTLESLPSSLSGLEEFLRNIILSRKSSQVFTPLLKKNLYLNTKYIIESPGVAELFSKCSHLPIFVISAGPSLDQETCLLSRIQSQVIIISVGTALRPLLNNEIVPDFVVITDAQEAVLEQFKNHLHQEIPLIFIPTAYHGVIKEYQGKKIVALIKDEFSLEDLKDLCQLKGEIETGGSVATASLDLAIRMEGNPIVLVGQDLSFPSCKPYAQNTYHFDQSLNSLNKFTTLEMIYRENAKRGDLLEIPNIHEEITITHRNLLIYLRWIESRIRREKDKIFINTSTEGAKIKGSISLSLREVYERYCLKKIDKDITLPKPIIPESQYQRWKMALESLGGERL
- a CDS encoding DUF115 domain-containing protein codes for the protein MNYYLQNINLLKNKDPELATRLEDLSFSKGKIFISEDLSMKDEDCDVLVIFGFGNGSQVKEAIKHASKKILVLVIDHDIANFKNILTLYDLKDIFNHERVSLAIGEEPLKATRIRMENYFQVITIKDIIVIDLYKNQVNPAYYQEIIKHLNESINASLQNIATMSEFASLWEKNILANISYLVLNPGLNLLKDSFKDFPAIIVSAGPSLDKNVGLLSEAKNKSLIICVDTALKTLLAHNIKPEIVVSIDPKEENFKHYQGSGIEGITLITEPVVSSQIFSLFKENLIFITSYGHPLMMWIEDIIGSKGTFPVGGSVATTAFSIARELGNNPIIFIGQDLSYSKDRVYSKNTFYMDNWINSMDKFLTLETITRNYLQEYNLIYVKGNYEEKVLTNSQMASWAKWFSHQFKNTKSLCINATEGGAKIENCVTMSLKEAINNYCQQIQDPKNILQDLHRRYKTPDIDNLIKKIKKVSDDYLLAEYYAQQAIETTKRLEKTSQNLLSQKDNFSQRELNLLQHINMLYGELKVMENVLMISRWHLDPLLIKLNSIRDSSLGGQIEIYNLFFQKILSISQNINSQFLKATEILQNIVVINENLT
- a CDS encoding DUF115 domain-containing protein; this encodes MDYYHDNCLLLAKKEPLLVEKLKDVPVEDSCQEIKGIVSFGSKEIKEADLLVILGWGMGLCLESILKLCSPKTFILVIEESLSRFKDVLSKRDLSVIIECERISISVNESPFIATLLRLERYFSVLTFKEMYVIEHLPSIKENPKYYQEVEAKLKEALYMATVNVGTFLRYGAIWKNHILTNFPLILKHPGVNCLNHKFKELPVIIVGAGPSLDRNITTLKEVKDTALIISTDTALTTMLKNKVLPHLVMTVDGTIKNFTKCYQNLDIPKNIFLISDLMAYPETFSKFSSEKIFILNDGHPLLQWLGRFAGFDSYIPRGGNVSTAAFNLALRLGSKTIILIGQDLSFPGGKFYSQGIVKKTSRYLKNNLDSSQLMEIQDIFGHKLTTSRTLYGFIKWFENRIDHLDIDGINATEGGANIQGFKNLSLKEAIKDYCLKPFPIYETLQSLSSNFQKPVISPLLEKINQLSEEYQMVNILCDQALNIIKRFLFDSLNSSYFNNLLWRLNDLKKEIVSLENFIFCERFQMEPLIHQLSNQEEDIPFLEKVKTIKTIFFRLQYISKHTLFLLEDLKMAFQGTI